A portion of the Oscillospiraceae bacterium genome contains these proteins:
- the rpoC gene encoding DNA-directed RNA polymerase subunit beta' produces MENNVFDSIKIGLASPEQIRNWSYGEVKKPETINYRTLKPERDGLYCERIFGPTKDWECHCGKYKRIRYKGKICDRCGVEVTKAKVRRERMGHIELAAPVSHIWYFKGIPSRIGLMLDISPRLLEKVLYFANYIVTDPGLTPLEKKQQLTEKEYREMRERYGDEFEAAMGAEAIQDLLKEIDLDQLSAELTAEVEKSSGQKRVRILKRLEVVEAFRISGNRPEWMVMDVLPVLPPDLRPMVQLDGGRFATSDLNDLYRRVINRNNRLRRLLELGAPDIIVRNEKRMLQEAVDSLIDNGRRGRPVTGPNNRALKSLSDMLKGKQGRFRQNLLGKRVDYSGRSVIVVGPELKMDQCGLPKEMALELFKPFVMKDLVEKGIANNIKSARKMVERAKPEVWDSLETVIKGHPVLLNRAPTLHRLGIQAFNPVLVEGRAIKLHPLACTAFNADFDGDQMAVHLPLSEDACREAKMLMLASGNLLKPSDGAPVTVPTQDMILGSYYLTTVRENDEGAGKVFRDENEALMAYAEHIVTLHAPIKVRRTMTIDGVEHTGLVDATVGRIIFNTPVPQNLGYIDRTDPEHWLEYEVSFRVTKKTLPDIISRCMTRNGTRACAKMLDAIKAQGYKYSTLSAISVAVCDAVIPPQKSEIIADADKKVSQVSKLFNRGLISDNERYNQTIAIWQATTDKVAKALAANLPEDNEIYMMADSGARGSMNQIKQLAGMRGLLANTAGKTIEMPIRANYREGLNILEYFVAARGARKGLADTALRTADSGYLTRRMVDVSQDVIVREIDCGTTDGLWVSEIHEGKEKIESFRERLIGRFAVGDVVNPITGKVIVPEGKMIDLYDANEIEAAGITKLKIRSLLTCRAKTGVCARCYGSDMANGEPVRLGESVGVIAAESIGEPGTQLTMRTFHTGGIASAEDITQGLPRVEELFESRRPKSMAIMSEISGVVSQDDTKKNVVIKVTGKDENGAEVVKSYSIPFTQHSRVMPGDRVEKGDIITREGVLYPQDILAIKGLEDVQNYLINEVQKVYRLQGVEINDKHIEVIVRQMCRKVRVTDSGSSNLIGGALASRLEVENINADLQKRIDAGEEGLKLVEYQQVLLGITKAALANDSFLSAASFQETTRVLTEAAIKGKVDPLAGLKENVIIGKLIPAGTGLPEVREDLKNREAERDAEVAAELAAAAQ; encoded by the coding sequence ATGGAAAACAACGTTTTCGATTCGATCAAGATCGGCCTTGCTTCTCCCGAGCAGATCCGCAACTGGAGCTACGGTGAGGTCAAGAAGCCTGAAACTATTAACTACCGCACCCTGAAGCCGGAGCGCGACGGCCTGTACTGCGAGCGCATTTTTGGACCTACCAAGGACTGGGAGTGCCACTGCGGCAAGTACAAGCGCATCCGCTACAAGGGCAAGATCTGCGACCGCTGCGGCGTTGAGGTCACCAAGGCCAAGGTCCGCCGTGAGCGTATGGGCCACATCGAGCTGGCCGCTCCCGTGAGCCACATCTGGTACTTCAAGGGCATCCCCAGCCGCATCGGCCTGATGCTGGACATCAGCCCCCGTCTGCTGGAAAAGGTGCTGTACTTTGCCAACTATATCGTCACCGATCCCGGCCTGACCCCGCTGGAAAAGAAGCAGCAGCTGACCGAGAAGGAATACCGTGAGATGCGCGAGCGCTACGGTGATGAGTTCGAGGCCGCCATGGGTGCCGAGGCCATCCAGGATCTGCTGAAAGAGATCGACCTGGATCAGCTGAGCGCTGAACTGACCGCTGAGGTGGAAAAGTCTTCCGGCCAGAAGCGTGTCCGCATCCTGAAGCGTCTGGAAGTGGTGGAGGCATTCCGCATTTCCGGCAACCGCCCCGAGTGGATGGTCATGGACGTGCTGCCTGTGCTGCCGCCTGACCTGCGCCCCATGGTCCAGCTGGACGGCGGCCGCTTTGCCACCTCCGACCTGAATGACCTGTACCGCCGCGTCATCAACCGCAACAACCGTCTGCGCCGCCTGCTGGAGCTGGGTGCTCCCGACATCATTGTGCGCAACGAGAAGCGCATGCTGCAGGAGGCTGTGGACAGCCTGATCGACAACGGCCGCCGCGGTCGTCCGGTCACCGGCCCCAACAACCGTGCTCTGAAGAGCCTGTCCGATATGCTGAAGGGCAAGCAGGGCCGCTTCCGTCAGAACCTGCTGGGCAAGCGTGTTGACTACTCCGGCCGTTCCGTTATCGTCGTCGGCCCTGAGCTGAAGATGGACCAGTGCGGTCTGCCCAAGGAGATGGCTCTGGAGCTGTTCAAGCCCTTTGTCATGAAGGACCTGGTGGAGAAGGGCATTGCCAACAACATCAAGTCCGCCCGCAAGATGGTCGAGCGTGCAAAACCCGAAGTGTGGGACAGCCTGGAGACCGTCATCAAGGGCCACCCCGTCCTGCTGAACCGTGCACCTACCCTGCACCGTCTGGGCATCCAGGCCTTCAATCCCGTGCTGGTCGAGGGCCGTGCCATCAAGCTGCACCCGCTGGCATGTACCGCATTCAACGCCGACTTCGACGGCGACCAGATGGCAGTTCACCTGCCCCTGAGCGAGGATGCCTGCCGTGAGGCCAAGATGCTGATGCTGGCTTCCGGCAACCTGCTGAAGCCCTCTGACGGCGCTCCCGTTACCGTGCCGACCCAGGATATGATCCTGGGCAGCTACTACCTGACCACCGTTCGCGAGAACGATGAGGGCGCGGGCAAGGTGTTCCGTGATGAGAACGAGGCCCTGATGGCTTACGCCGAGCACATCGTCACCCTGCACGCACCCATCAAGGTGCGCCGCACCATGACCATTGACGGCGTGGAGCACACCGGTCTGGTGGATGCCACCGTGGGCCGCATCATCTTCAACACTCCCGTGCCCCAGAACCTGGGCTATATCGACCGTACCGATCCGGAGCACTGGCTGGAGTATGAGGTCAGCTTCCGCGTGACCAAAAAGACCCTGCCCGACATCATCTCCCGCTGCATGACCCGCAACGGCACCCGTGCCTGCGCAAAGATGCTGGATGCCATCAAGGCACAGGGCTACAAGTACTCCACCCTGTCGGCTATCTCTGTCGCTGTGTGTGACGCCGTGATCCCGCCCCAGAAGAGCGAGATCATTGCCGACGCCGACAAGAAGGTCTCTCAGGTCAGCAAGCTGTTCAACCGCGGCCTGATCTCCGACAACGAGCGTTACAACCAGACCATTGCCATCTGGCAGGCAACCACCGATAAGGTCGCAAAGGCTCTGGCAGCCAACCTGCCGGAGGACAACGAGATCTATATGATGGCTGACTCTGGTGCGCGTGGTTCTATGAACCAGATCAAGCAGCTGGCCGGTATGCGCGGCCTGCTGGCAAATACCGCCGGCAAGACCATTGAGATGCCCATTCGTGCCAATTACCGTGAAGGTCTGAACATCCTGGAATATTTCGTTGCTGCCCGTGGTGCCCGTAAGGGTCTGGCCGATACCGCTCTGCGTACCGCCGACTCCGGTTACCTGACCCGCCGCATGGTCGACGTCTCTCAGGACGTCATCGTGCGCGAGATCGACTGCGGCACCACCGATGGCCTGTGGGTCTCTGAGATCCACGAGGGCAAGGAGAAGATCGAGAGCTTCCGCGAGCGTCTGATCGGCCGTTTTGCCGTGGGCGATGTGGTCAACCCCATCACCGGCAAGGTCATCGTGCCCGAAGGCAAGATGATCGACCTGTACGACGCCAACGAGATCGAGGCTGCCGGCATCACCAAGCTGAAGATCCGCAGCCTGCTGACCTGCCGTGCAAAGACCGGTGTCTGCGCACGTTGCTACGGTTCCGATATGGCAAACGGCGAGCCCGTCCGTCTGGGCGAGTCCGTCGGTGTCATCGCTGCAGAGTCCATCGGCGAGCCCGGTACCCAGCTGACCATGCGTACCTTCCATACCGGCGGTATCGCATCGGCTGAAGATATTACCCAGGGTCTTCCCCGTGTTGAGGAGCTGTTCGAGAGCCGCCGTCCCAAGAGCATGGCCATCATGAGCGAAATCTCCGGTGTCGTTTCTCAGGACGATACCAAGAAGAATGTCGTCATCAAGGTCACTGGCAAGGACGAGAACGGTGCAGAGGTCGTCAAGAGCTACTCCATCCCGTTCACCCAGCATTCCCGCGTGATGCCCGGTGACCGTGTGGAGAAGGGCGACATCATCACCCGTGAAGGTGTGCTGTACCCGCAGGATATCCTGGCCATCAAGGGTCTGGAGGATGTGCAGAACTACCTGATCAACGAGGTCCAGAAGGTCTACCGTCTGCAGGGCGTTGAGATCAACGATAAGCATATCGAGGTCATCGTCCGTCAGATGTGCCGCAAGGTGCGCGTGACCGACTCCGGCTCCTCCAACCTGATCGGCGGTGCTCTGGCAAGCCGTCTGGAAGTGGAGAACATCAACGCCGATCTGCAGAAGCGCATCGACGCTGGTGAAGAGGGTCTGAAGCTGGTCGAGTATCAGCAGGTGCTGCTGGGCATCACCAAGGCTGCTCTGGCCAACGACTCCTTCCTGTCCGCTGCATCCTTCCAGGAGACCACCCGCGTGCTGACCGAGGCTGCCATCAAGGGCAAGGTCGACCCGCTGGCCGGTCTGAAGGAGAACGTCATCATCGGTAAACTGATCCCCGCCGGTACCGGTCTGCCGGAAGTCCGTGAGGATCTGAAGAACCGTGAGGCAGAGCGTGATGCAGAGGTGGCTGCCGAGCTGGCCGCCGCTGCACAGTGA
- a CDS encoding DNA-directed RNA polymerase subunit beta — protein MMKVKPVKLGKTERMSFSHIDEVISMPNLIEVQKNSYQWFLDEGLKEVFHDIGTIEDYTGNLALSFVDFRLDKEPKYSIKECKERDVTYAAPLRVTARLLNKETGEVKDQEIFMGDFPLMTDAGTFVINGAERAIVSQLVRSPGVFYGDAKDKVGNDLYSATMNPNRGAWLEYETDASNVFYVRIDKNRKLPVTVLCRALGLSTNEDILNFFGDDERILATLEKDTTKNQDEGLLEVYRKLRPGEPPTVESATSQINMLFFDPRRYDLSRFGRYKMNKKLSLARRIIGFVAAENVVDPLTGEVLIEANTKITREMAEKADNAGVNLVVLKIEDALKEEAKKVKVITNGCVDAQGFFSFDVKECGINERCSFDEIKKILDTTSDVEEQKEMLRRNHDQLIGRTVTVADILASINYLNGLGHGIGTTDDIDHLGNRRIRSVGELLQNQFRIGFSRMERVIRERMTLQSQDQSVITPQALINIRPVVAAIKEFFGSSPLSQFMDQNNPLAELTHKRRLSALGPGGLSRDRAGFEVRDVHYSHYGRMCPIETPEGPNIGLISYLASYAKINEYGFVEAPYRKVKKIYDENGNLKEQVVTDEVEYMTADVEDEYVVAQANEPLDEGKHFVRPRVSARRRDEILEIDAEKVDYMDVSPRMMVSVATACIPFLENDDCNRALMGSNMQRQAVPLMVTQQPIVATGMEYKAATDSGTAVLAKNDGIVEKMDADHVVVRNTKGELEDYALVKFARSNAGTCINQRPIVEVGESVKAGQVLADGPAMRNGEISLGKNALIGFMTWEGYNYEDAVLLNEKIVREDVYTSIHIEEYETESRDTKLGPEEITRDIPNVSEDALKDLDERGIIRIGAEVKSGDILVGKVTPKGETELTAEERLLRAIFGEKAREVRDTSLRVPHGAYGIIVDVKVFTPENSDELQPGVREVVRCYIAQKRKISVGDKMAGRHGNKGVVSRILPQEDMPYLPDGTPLDIVLNPLGVPSRMNIGQVLEVNLGYAAKACGIKVMTPVFDSARENDIGDTFDTAREMWHGENAPAYPTKLPKIMGEKGHIIDFSKIELDRDGKTTVYDGRTGEKFDNRVTVGYMYYLKLHHLVDDKIHARSTGPYSLVTQQPLGGKAQFGGQRFGEMEVWALEAYGAAYTLQEILTVKSDDVEGRVKTYEAIVKGEPIPQPGIPESFRVMLKELQSLGLDVVVQDKDGNEIDMRQNFDDEETGFDMRDVAGTENVVQESELLNDYNIKDADAGFDDPSVLDDNNSAAAEPASDEVSFDE, from the coding sequence ATGATGAAAGTCAAGCCCGTCAAGCTCGGCAAAACCGAGCGCATGAGCTTCTCCCACATCGACGAAGTCATCAGTATGCCGAACCTGATCGAGGTCCAGAAGAACTCGTATCAGTGGTTCCTGGACGAAGGCCTGAAGGAGGTCTTCCACGACATCGGCACCATTGAGGACTACACCGGCAATCTGGCACTGAGCTTTGTGGACTTCCGCCTCGACAAGGAGCCGAAGTACAGCATTAAGGAGTGCAAGGAGCGCGACGTGACCTATGCAGCACCCCTGCGCGTCACCGCCCGTCTGCTGAACAAGGAGACCGGCGAGGTGAAGGACCAGGAGATCTTCATGGGTGACTTCCCCCTGATGACCGACGCCGGCACCTTTGTGATCAACGGTGCAGAGCGTGCGATCGTCAGCCAGCTGGTCCGTTCTCCCGGCGTGTTCTACGGCGATGCCAAGGATAAGGTGGGCAACGACCTGTACAGCGCCACCATGAACCCCAACCGCGGCGCATGGCTGGAGTATGAGACCGATGCCTCCAACGTGTTCTATGTCCGCATCGACAAGAACCGCAAGCTGCCCGTCACCGTGCTGTGCCGTGCACTGGGCCTGTCCACCAACGAGGATATCCTGAACTTCTTCGGTGACGACGAGCGCATCCTGGCCACCCTGGAAAAGGATACCACCAAGAACCAGGACGAGGGCCTGCTGGAAGTTTACCGCAAGCTGCGCCCCGGCGAGCCTCCCACGGTGGAGTCCGCTACCAGCCAGATCAACATGCTGTTCTTCGACCCGCGCCGTTACGATCTGTCCCGGTTCGGCCGCTATAAGATGAACAAGAAGCTGTCTCTGGCCCGCCGCATCATCGGCTTTGTGGCCGCTGAGAACGTGGTGGACCCGCTGACCGGCGAAGTGCTGATCGAGGCCAATACCAAGATCACCCGCGAGATGGCTGAAAAGGCCGACAACGCCGGTGTGAACCTGGTCGTGCTGAAGATCGAGGACGCCCTGAAGGAAGAGGCCAAGAAGGTCAAGGTCATCACCAACGGCTGCGTGGACGCACAGGGCTTCTTCTCCTTCGACGTGAAGGAGTGCGGCATCAACGAGCGTTGCTCCTTCGACGAGATCAAGAAGATCCTCGATACCACTTCTGATGTGGAAGAGCAGAAGGAAATGCTGCGCCGCAACCACGACCAGCTGATCGGCCGTACCGTTACCGTGGCCGACATTCTGGCTTCCATCAACTACCTGAACGGCCTGGGCCACGGCATCGGCACCACCGATGATATCGACCACCTGGGCAACCGCCGCATCCGCAGCGTGGGTGAGCTGCTGCAGAACCAGTTCCGCATCGGCTTCTCCCGTATGGAGCGCGTCATCCGTGAACGCATGACCCTGCAGAGCCAGGATCAGAGCGTCATCACCCCGCAGGCTCTGATCAACATCCGCCCGGTGGTGGCAGCCATCAAGGAGTTCTTCGGTTCTTCTCCGCTGTCCCAGTTCATGGATCAGAACAACCCGCTGGCTGAACTGACCCACAAGCGCCGTCTGTCCGCTCTGGGCCCCGGCGGTCTGAGCCGTGACCGTGCAGGTTTCGAGGTTCGCGACGTTCACTACAGCCACTACGGCCGTATGTGCCCCATCGAGACCCCTGAAGGCCCCAACATCGGTCTGATCTCCTATCTGGCATCCTACGCCAAGATCAACGAGTACGGCTTTGTGGAAGCTCCGTACCGCAAGGTCAAGAAGATCTATGATGAGAACGGCAACCTGAAGGAACAGGTCGTCACCGACGAGGTCGAGTATATGACCGCTGACGTCGAGGACGAGTACGTTGTGGCACAGGCCAACGAGCCGCTGGACGAGGGCAAGCACTTCGTGCGTCCCCGCGTTTCTGCCCGCCGCCGCGATGAGATCCTGGAAATCGACGCCGAGAAGGTCGATTACATGGACGTCTCGCCCCGAATGATGGTTTCTGTCGCAACCGCCTGCATCCCCTTCCTGGAGAACGATGACTGTAACCGTGCTCTGATGGGTTCCAACATGCAGCGTCAGGCAGTGCCTCTGATGGTCACCCAGCAGCCCATCGTTGCTACCGGCATGGAGTACAAGGCAGCTACCGACTCCGGCACTGCAGTTCTGGCCAAGAACGATGGCATCGTGGAGAAGATGGATGCCGACCATGTGGTGGTCCGCAACACCAAGGGTGAGCTGGAGGATTACGCTCTGGTCAAGTTTGCCCGCTCCAACGCAGGCACCTGCATCAACCAGCGTCCCATCGTGGAAGTGGGTGAGAGCGTCAAGGCCGGTCAGGTGCTGGCCGACGGCCCTGCCATGCGCAACGGCGAGATCTCTCTGGGCAAGAACGCCCTGATCGGCTTCATGACCTGGGAAGGTTACAACTACGAGGACGCCGTCCTGCTGAACGAGAAGATCGTGCGCGAGGACGTGTACACCTCTATTCATATTGAGGAGTACGAGACGGAGTCCCGCGACACCAAGCTGGGACCCGAGGAGATCACCCGTGATATCCCCAACGTCTCGGAGGACGCTCTGAAGGATCTGGACGAGCGCGGCATCATCCGCATCGGTGCCGAGGTCAAGAGCGGCGATATTCTGGTCGGCAAGGTCACCCCGAAGGGCGAGACCGAGCTGACCGCCGAGGAGCGCCTGCTGCGCGCCATCTTCGGCGAGAAGGCACGCGAAGTGCGTGATACCTCCCTGCGTGTGCCCCACGGCGCTTACGGCATCATCGTGGACGTCAAGGTGTTCACCCCGGAGAACAGCGACGAGCTGCAGCCCGGCGTGCGCGAGGTCGTGCGCTGCTACATCGCCCAGAAGCGCAAGATCAGCGTTGGCGATAAGATGGCAGGCCGTCACGGCAACAAGGGTGTCGTTTCCCGCATCCTGCCGCAGGAGGACATGCCCTACCTGCCCGACGGCACCCCGCTGGACATCGTGCTGAACCCCCTGGGCGTGCCTTCCCGTATGAACATCGGTCAGGTGCTGGAAGTCAACCTGGGCTATGCAGCCAAGGCCTGCGGCATCAAGGTCATGACCCCCGTGTTCGACTCTGCTCGTGAGAACGACATCGGTGACACCTTCGACACCGCCCGCGAGATGTGGCATGGTGAGAACGCTCCGGCTTATCCCACCAAGCTGCCCAAGATCATGGGTGAGAAGGGCCACATCATCGACTTCTCCAAGATCGAGCTGGACCGCGACGGCAAGACCACCGTTTATGACGGCCGTACCGGCGAGAAGTTCGACAACCGCGTTACCGTCGGTTATATGTACTACCTCAAGCTGCATCACTTGGTCGATGATAAGATCCATGCCCGTTCCACCGGCCCCTACTCTCTGGTCACTCAGCAGCCTCTGGGCGGCAAGGCCCAGTTCGGCGGCCAGCGCTTCGGCGAAATGGAAGTCTGGGCTCTGGAAGCTTACGGTGCAGCCTACACCCTGCAGGAGATCCTGACCGTCAAGTCCGATGACGTCGAGGGCCGTGTCAAGACCTACGAGGCCATCGTCAAGGGCGAGCCTATCCCGCAGCCGGGCATCCCTGAGTCCTTCCGCGTTATGCTGAAGGAGTTGCAGTCCCTGGGTCTGGACGTCGTGGTCCAGGATAAGGACGGCAATGAGATCGACATGCGCCAGAACTTTGACGACGAAGAGACCGGCTTTGACATGCGTGACGTGGCCGGTACCGAGAACGTCGTGCAGGAGAGCGAACTGCTCAACGACTACAACATCAAGGACGCCGATGCTGGCTTCGATGATCCTTCTGTGCTGGATGACAACAACTCTGCTGCTGCAGAGCCTGCTTCCGACGAAGTGAGTTTCGACGAATAA
- the rpoD gene encoding RNA polymerase sigma factor RpoD — translation MQKLSQTEELARTLAAHARRKTLTPDQISRAMDEADYDVARLDELYEALEARGVHIAEDEEAELPPLDETQLGQLEHELSAEGVALDDPVHTYLKEIGRVPLLTVQQEADLARAAQAGDADARRALSEANLRLVVSVAKRYVGRGLPFLDLIQEGNLGLMKAAEKFEPERGFKFSTYATWWIRQSITRAIADQGRTIRIPVHLVENINRVKKTAGELLRKNGREPTVEEIAVQLDLEPDRVRELLQLAQDPISLETPVGEEEDAHLEDFIQDEEAGVPVDEAGRQLLRRELMNVLKSLTPREERVIALRFGLEDGRSRTLEELGREFNVTRERVRQIEAKALRKLRHPSRAKRLRDYLDE, via the coding sequence ATGCAGAAATTGTCGCAGACCGAGGAACTGGCCCGGACGCTGGCGGCACACGCCCGGCGCAAGACCCTGACCCCGGACCAGATCAGCCGCGCCATGGACGAGGCAGACTATGATGTGGCCCGGCTGGATGAACTGTACGAAGCGCTGGAGGCCCGGGGCGTGCACATTGCCGAGGACGAGGAAGCGGAGCTTCCGCCGCTGGACGAAACGCAGCTTGGTCAGCTGGAACACGAACTCTCCGCCGAGGGCGTGGCGCTGGATGACCCAGTGCACACCTATTTAAAGGAGATCGGCCGGGTGCCGCTGCTTACGGTACAGCAGGAAGCAGACCTTGCCCGCGCCGCACAGGCCGGGGACGCCGACGCTCGCCGTGCTCTGAGCGAAGCCAACCTGCGGCTGGTGGTGTCGGTGGCCAAGCGCTATGTCGGGCGGGGACTGCCGTTTCTGGACCTGATTCAGGAAGGAAACCTCGGCCTGATGAAGGCGGCCGAAAAGTTTGAGCCGGAGCGCGGCTTCAAGTTTTCCACCTACGCCACCTGGTGGATCCGGCAGTCCATTACCCGTGCGATTGCAGACCAGGGCCGTACCATCCGCATTCCGGTGCATCTGGTGGAGAACATCAACCGGGTCAAAAAGACAGCAGGGGAGCTGCTGCGCAAAAATGGCCGGGAGCCCACGGTGGAGGAAATCGCCGTGCAGCTGGATCTGGAACCGGACCGGGTGCGGGAACTGCTGCAGCTGGCACAGGATCCCATCAGTCTGGAAACGCCGGTGGGCGAGGAAGAGGATGCCCATCTGGAGGATTTCATCCAAGATGAGGAAGCGGGTGTTCCGGTGGACGAAGCCGGGCGGCAGCTGCTGCGCCGGGAACTGATGAACGTGCTCAAGAGCTTGACGCCCCGGGAAGAGCGGGTGATCGCCCTGCGCTTCGGGCTGGAGGACGGGCGTTCCCGGACGCTGGAAGAGCTGGGCCGGGAGTTCAACGTGACCCGGGAGCGGGTGCGGCAGATCGAAGCCAAAGCCCTGCGTAAGCTGCGGCATCCCAGCCGCGCCAAGCGCCTGCGGGATTATCTGGATGAGTGA
- the dnaG gene encoding DNA primase: protein MIPHEYIEELTRRTDIVELVGSYVQLKRKGRLYGGLCPFHSEKSPSFYVYPDTQSFYCFGCGAGGDAITFAKKINSIDYPEAVKMLAARAGMPEPQEDDKTGRMRSRILSMNKEAARFFHACLNSTVEEARQARAYWRRRGLDDKTIVRFGLGYAPNDGQALYQFLRDKGYNQQELDASGLFKRSPSGRIYCLFWKRVMTPIFDLRGNIIAFGGRVLDDSKPKYVNSPETLVYHKSDTVFALQIAKRSASRRFVLCEGYMDVISMQQAGIDTAVCACGTALTPDQVRLISEYADEVILSYDSDEAGQKATLRSLELFRNSPVKVGVLQIPGAKDPDEYIKKYGAERFKALLDGVGNALDFRLGRLRSQYDLSQDAQRLEYVKQAVDLLAERSSPTEQEVYAGRLAEETNISKTAIMTQLETAVKRVGSKRRYEKKKAVLQSGEMNQIKVPYTVGGSQALGIVSAQQRLLAAILREPQYLDLVKDQLTAEQFIQPQQKELYEAMLRCREQGVEISLTALHAFAGEEALNELSHLAAQYSDVNCTPDDIRLYLDRIARGMPVASKAASMTNEELNDYFQSMREKKQGLVCEEE from the coding sequence ATGATCCCACACGAATACATTGAGGAACTGACCCGCCGCACCGACATCGTGGAGTTGGTGGGCAGCTATGTGCAGCTCAAGCGCAAGGGGCGGCTGTACGGCGGGCTGTGCCCCTTCCACAGTGAAAAATCGCCCTCCTTTTACGTCTACCCGGACACCCAGAGCTTTTACTGCTTTGGCTGCGGGGCCGGCGGCGATGCCATTACCTTTGCCAAGAAGATCAACAGCATCGACTACCCGGAGGCCGTCAAGATGCTGGCGGCCCGGGCCGGGATGCCGGAGCCCCAGGAGGACGACAAGACCGGCAGGATGCGCAGCCGCATCCTGTCCATGAACAAGGAGGCGGCACGGTTTTTCCATGCCTGCCTCAACTCCACTGTGGAGGAGGCCCGGCAGGCCCGTGCCTACTGGCGACGGCGCGGCCTGGACGACAAGACCATCGTCCGGTTCGGGCTGGGCTATGCCCCCAACGACGGGCAGGCCCTGTATCAGTTTTTGCGCGACAAGGGCTACAATCAGCAGGAGCTGGACGCCAGCGGTCTGTTCAAGCGCAGTCCGTCCGGGCGGATCTACTGTCTGTTCTGGAAGCGGGTGATGACCCCCATTTTTGATCTGCGGGGCAACATCATTGCCTTTGGCGGCCGCGTGCTGGATGACTCCAAGCCCAAATACGTCAACAGCCCGGAAACGCTGGTCTACCACAAGTCGGACACGGTATTCGCGCTGCAGATCGCCAAGCGCAGTGCGTCCCGGCGGTTCGTGCTGTGCGAGGGCTATATGGACGTCATCAGTATGCAGCAGGCCGGCATCGACACAGCAGTGTGTGCCTGCGGCACGGCCCTGACCCCGGATCAGGTGCGGCTCATCAGCGAGTACGCGGACGAAGTCATCCTGAGCTACGACTCGGACGAGGCGGGCCAGAAAGCCACCCTGCGGTCGCTGGAGCTGTTCCGCAACAGCCCGGTCAAGGTGGGCGTGCTGCAGATCCCCGGTGCCAAGGACCCGGATGAGTACATCAAAAAGTATGGTGCCGAGCGCTTCAAGGCACTGCTGGACGGCGTGGGCAATGCGCTGGACTTCCGTCTGGGACGACTGCGCAGTCAGTATGACCTTTCGCAGGATGCCCAGCGGCTGGAGTATGTCAAGCAGGCGGTGGACCTGCTGGCTGAGCGCTCCAGCCCCACGGAGCAGGAGGTGTACGCCGGACGTCTGGCTGAGGAAACCAACATCTCCAAGACCGCCATCATGACCCAGCTGGAAACGGCTGTAAAACGGGTAGGCAGCAAGCGCCGTTATGAAAAGAAAAAGGCCGTGCTGCAGTCCGGTGAGATGAACCAGATCAAGGTGCCCTATACGGTGGGCGGCAGCCAGGCGCTGGGCATCGTCAGCGCACAGCAGCGTCTGCTGGCGGCCATCCTGCGGGAACCGCAGTATCTGGATCTGGTCAAGGATCAGCTGACGGCAGAGCAGTTCATCCAGCCCCAGCAGAAGGAGCTGTATGAAGCCATGCTGCGGTGCCGGGAGCAAGGCGTGGAGATCAGCCTGACCGCCCTGCACGCTTTTGCCGGGGAGGAGGCCCTGAATGAACTGAGCCATCTTGCGGCACAATACAGCGATGTGAACTGTACACCGGATGACATCCGGCTGTATCTGGACCGCATTGCCCGGGGCATGCCCGTGGCAAGCAAGGCGGCCAGCATGACAAACGAGGAACTGAACGACTACTTCCAGTCGATGCGCGAAAAAAAGCAGGGGCTCGTGTGCGAAGAAGAATGA